The following are encoded together in the Jaculus jaculus isolate mJacJac1 chromosome 3, mJacJac1.mat.Y.cur, whole genome shotgun sequence genome:
- the LOC101598973 gene encoding olfactory receptor 14A2-like, giving the protein MPNVTAVTGFFLLGLSDDQDLQTVCGVLFLVMYLAALMNNLLLITLITVDLQLQTPMYFFLKNLSLTDALLLSIPIPNFIVNSLSHNNSISIPGCACQIFLMTSFSGGELFVLTAMSYDRYVAICCPLHYEAIMSGRVCVLMAGVSWATGGLFGALYTAGTFSMPFCGSNVIPQFFCDIPSLLGISCSDTLMVIYISFGIGLCLGISCFICVIISYFYIFSTALKIPTTKGQSKAFSTCFPHLIVLTIFMITGCFVYLKSPSATPSVIDRVFSVIYTVLPPTLNPVIYSLRNSEVKSALRRWLQSPFPRGPSV; this is encoded by the coding sequence ATGCCCAACGTCACTGCAGTGACTGGATTCTTCCTCCTGGGGCTCTCTGATGACCAGGACCTGCAGACTGTATGTGGTGTGCTCTTCCTGGTGATGTACCTGGCCGCTCTAATGAACAACCTTCTCCTCATCACTCTCATCACCGTGGACCTGCAGCTCCAAacacccatgtacttcttcctaaAGAATTTGTCCCTGACTGATGCCTTACTTTTGTCTATCCCAATCCCAAATTTCATTGTCAATAGCCTAAGTCACAACAATTCCATTTCCATTCCTGGATGTGCCTGCCAGATATTTCTAATGACTTCCTTCTCAGGAGGAGAGTTATTTGTCCTCACTGCCATGTCCTATGACCGCTATGTAGCCATCTGCTGTCCCCTGCACTATGAGGCCATCATGAGTGGTCGTGTCTGTGTGCTGATGGCTGGTGTTTCCTGGGCCACTGGGGGTCTCTTTGGAGCTTTGTACACAGCTGGGACATTTTCCATGCCTTTCTGTGGCTCCAATGTGATCCCACAGTTTTTCTGTGACATACCTTCATTACTGGGGATTTCATGCTCTGACACACTCATGGTAATTTATATCAGCTTTGGAATTGGTTTGTGTCTAGGCATTTCTTGTTTCATCTGTGTCATaatctcttatttttatattttttccactGCTCTGAAGATTCCTACTACTAAAGGTCAGTCAAAAGCATTCTCCACCTGTTTCCCCCATCTCATTGTTCTCACCATATTCATGATAACTGGCTGTTTTGTTTATCTAAAGTCCCCTTCAGCTACACCTTCAGTTATTGACAGGGTGTTTTCTGTGATATATACTGTGCTTCCTCCAACTCTCAACCCTGTGATCTATAGCCTGAGGAACAGTGAAGTGAAAAGCGCTCTGAGGAGGTGGCTGCAAAGCCCCTTTCCACGGGGCCCCTCTGTTTAA